In Micromonospora sp. WMMA1363, a genomic segment contains:
- a CDS encoding winged helix-turn-helix domain-containing protein, whose product MPAVPDYLRISNQIMSDVESGKLKPGDKLPSIAQLCELHQVGASTIRQVFIRLEALEVIDRHQGKGVFVTDPKTWLRKP is encoded by the coding sequence ATGCCTGCTGTACCGGATTACCTGAGAATCTCCAACCAGATCATGTCGGACGTCGAGAGCGGCAAGCTCAAGCCGGGCGACAAGCTTCCGTCGATCGCCCAGCTGTGCGAGCTGCATCAGGTTGGCGCGTCCACGATCCGCCAGGTGTTCATCCGGCTTGAGGCGCTCGAGGTGATCGACCGCCACCAGGGCAAGGGTGTCTTCGTCACCGATCCGAAGACCTGGCTCCGCAAGCCGTAG
- the mshD gene encoding mycothiol synthase, with the protein MSSAEPTTDRVSRTDRLGPADIADVLALADTAGDADGAGPLDEHVLLRLRDPEAPAAHLTTRTDDGTLTGYAHLDTTDPAAGTGVELVVHPAHRRRGTGRALARGVLAAATGPLRAWAHGDHPSAAALAVDLGFRRARVLWQLRRPLTAPIPEPRLPDGVTLRGYRPGADDDAWLALNARAFADHPEQGRWTAADLRVRLDEPWFDPAGFLLAVDRSTGELRGFHWTKVHERPGAARIGEVYVLGVDPTAHGGGLGRALTAAGLAYLRDVRGLDRVMLYVDESNTAAVALYERLGFARWSAHVNYQLG; encoded by the coding sequence ATGAGCAGCGCCGAACCCACGACCGACCGGGTGTCCCGGACCGACCGGCTCGGCCCGGCGGACATCGCCGACGTGCTGGCCCTGGCCGACACCGCCGGGGACGCCGACGGCGCGGGCCCACTCGACGAGCACGTCCTGCTCCGGCTTCGGGACCCCGAGGCCCCGGCGGCACACCTCACCACCCGCACCGACGACGGCACCCTGACCGGATACGCGCACCTGGACACCACCGACCCGGCGGCGGGCACCGGGGTGGAACTGGTCGTCCATCCCGCGCACCGCCGACGCGGCACCGGACGGGCACTGGCACGCGGTGTGCTGGCGGCCGCCACCGGGCCGCTGCGGGCCTGGGCGCACGGTGACCATCCGTCCGCCGCCGCGCTCGCCGTCGACCTCGGGTTCCGGCGGGCCCGGGTGCTCTGGCAACTGCGCCGCCCGCTCACCGCCCCGATACCGGAGCCGCGCCTGCCCGACGGGGTCACGTTGCGCGGGTACCGGCCCGGCGCCGACGACGACGCGTGGCTGGCGCTCAACGCGCGGGCCTTCGCCGACCACCCGGAGCAGGGCCGCTGGACCGCCGCCGACCTGCGGGTACGCCTCGACGAGCCATGGTTCGACCCGGCCGGCTTCCTGCTCGCCGTCGACCGGTCGACGGGTGAGCTGCGCGGCTTCCACTGGACCAAGGTCCACGAACGGCCCGGCGCGGCCCGGATCGGCGAGGTGTACGTCCTGGGTGTCGACCCGACAGCGCACGGCGGCGGGCTCGGCAGGGCGCTGACCGCGGCCGGCCTGGCATACCTGCGGGACGTCCGCGGCCTGGACCGGGTGATGCTCTACGTCGACGAGTCGAACACCGCGGCGGTGGCGCTGTACGAGCGGCTCGGCTTCGCCCGTTGGTCCGCGCACGTCAACTACCAGCTGGGCTGA
- a CDS encoding Ms5788A family Cys-rich leader peptide → MGTFLTKRRAVDLCRVATCLCRPVI, encoded by the coding sequence ATGGGGACGTTCCTCACCAAACGGCGCGCGGTCGACCTGTGCCGCGTGGCCACCTGCCTGTGTCGCCCCGTCATCTGA
- a CDS encoding DivIVA domain-containing protein has translation MVDVRNPFRRLRRRADRPAPSHPADRTGSPGGGNTVRPTAGVGDADGRRLVAGKAGGHYRSAARRPLSPGQVRERQFARAGRGVDATEVELFLRRVADDLAALHAELGRTRDENVRIKRALRDWQSRFAPGVRA, from the coding sequence GTGGTCGACGTGCGTAACCCGTTCCGGCGTCTCCGTCGAAGGGCGGACCGTCCAGCCCCGAGCCACCCCGCGGATCGCACCGGCTCGCCCGGCGGCGGGAACACGGTCCGCCCCACCGCAGGCGTCGGCGACGCGGACGGCCGCCGGTTGGTCGCCGGCAAAGCGGGCGGGCACTACCGGTCGGCGGCGCGCCGGCCGTTGAGCCCGGGGCAGGTGCGGGAGCGGCAGTTCGCGCGGGCCGGGCGTGGCGTCGACGCGACCGAGGTGGAGCTGTTCCTCCGCCGGGTCGCGGACGACCTCGCCGCGCTGCACGCCGAGCTGGGACGCACCCGCGACGAGAACGTCCGGATCAAGCGGGCGCTGCGCGACTGGCAGTCCCGGTTCGCCCCGGGCGTGCGGGCGTGA
- a CDS encoding DUF1416 domain-containing protein, producing MTASTAATAAGCAAPDQAAPLPASLDLEKETVITGVVRSAEGETVPGAYVRLLDATGEFTAEVVTSPAGQFRFFAAPGAWTVRALSRHGNGDVVVTAARGINEVAVTVTD from the coding sequence ATGACCGCATCCACCGCTGCCACGGCCGCCGGCTGCGCCGCACCCGACCAGGCCGCCCCGCTGCCCGCCAGCCTCGACCTGGAGAAGGAGACGGTGATCACCGGCGTGGTCCGCTCCGCGGAGGGCGAGACGGTGCCCGGCGCGTACGTCCGGCTGCTGGACGCCACCGGTGAGTTCACCGCCGAGGTGGTCACCTCGCCGGCGGGCCAGTTCCGCTTCTTCGCCGCCCCCGGCGCCTGGACGGTGCGGGCGTTGTCCCGGCACGGCAACGGCGACGTCGTGGTGACCGCCGCCCGCGGCATCAACGAGGTGGCCGTCACGGTCACCGACTGA
- the pstS gene encoding phosphate ABC transporter substrate-binding protein PstS yields the protein MGGRRVATWRRRTPTGPHRRWVCATLAGLCGTLLLAACASGRLDGPVPKEFCAAGTLNAQGSSAQRNAMERWINAYQRSCPGSTINYEATGSGAGIKALVSGVADFAGSESLLEPKEQVQADVQCSGGRAISLPMVIGPVAVAYQLGGVPELRLTPGTLAGIFTGQVKRWDDPVIRADNPGTSLPPAPIHAIHRAEDSGTTETFTTYLAWAAPAEWTLGSDRKWPASGGSGAEGSERLAEAVRATDGAIGYLELSNARNEGLSVARIRNASGNFTAPSAEAAAQVVPEPRDDLRVDVDSGSRADGAYPIVLVTYEIVCDRGLAVDEVPLVRGFLGWAVSADGQELITELGFASLPESLRQRVAAEVARIS from the coding sequence ATGGGCGGCCGGCGGGTGGCGACGTGGCGGCGGCGCACGCCCACCGGCCCGCACCGCCGGTGGGTGTGCGCCACCCTGGCCGGGCTGTGCGGCACGCTGCTGCTCGCCGCGTGCGCGTCCGGTCGGCTCGACGGCCCGGTCCCGAAGGAGTTCTGCGCCGCCGGCACGCTGAACGCGCAGGGTTCCTCGGCCCAGCGCAACGCCATGGAGCGGTGGATCAACGCGTACCAGCGGTCGTGTCCCGGGTCGACCATCAACTACGAGGCCACCGGATCGGGCGCCGGCATCAAGGCTCTGGTCTCCGGTGTCGCGGACTTCGCCGGCAGCGAGTCCCTGCTCGAGCCGAAGGAGCAGGTCCAAGCCGACGTGCAGTGCTCCGGCGGACGGGCGATCAGCCTGCCCATGGTGATCGGCCCGGTCGCGGTGGCCTACCAGCTCGGTGGCGTCCCGGAGCTGCGGCTGACCCCGGGCACGCTCGCAGGGATCTTCACGGGCCAGGTGAAGCGGTGGGACGACCCGGTGATCCGGGCCGACAACCCCGGAACGTCGCTGCCACCGGCACCGATCCACGCGATCCACCGGGCCGAGGACTCCGGCACCACGGAGACCTTCACCACCTATCTCGCCTGGGCCGCACCGGCGGAGTGGACACTGGGCTCCGACCGGAAGTGGCCGGCATCCGGCGGCAGCGGCGCCGAGGGATCGGAGCGGCTGGCCGAGGCGGTCCGCGCCACCGACGGCGCGATCGGCTACCTGGAGCTGTCGAACGCCCGCAACGAGGGACTGTCGGTGGCCCGGATCCGCAACGCGTCGGGCAATTTCACGGCCCCGTCGGCGGAGGCCGCCGCGCAGGTCGTCCCCGAGCCGAGAGACGACCTGCGGGTCGACGTCGACAGCGGCAGCCGGGCCGACGGGGCCTACCCGATCGTGTTGGTGACGTACGAGATCGTCTGCGACCGTGGTTTGGCCGTGGACGAGGTGCCGCTGGTCCGGGGCTTCCTGGGGTGGGCGGTCAGCGCCGACGGCCAGGAGCTCATCACCGAACTGGGCTTCGCGTCGCTGCCCGAGTCGCTGCGCCAGCGGGTGGCGGCCGAGGTGGCCCGGATCTCCTGA
- a CDS encoding polysaccharide deacetylase family protein, translating to MRVSPAVRALGIVTLVVVALLGSAYALGRSLVPDRPPAGVTDTPRHAGPSPADDRDSGAGPSPSIGAPEGATRPGPAGTAGPENVDGLPTYGARSTTGTETVALTFDDGPDPLYTPQILQILREFDVTATFCVVGENALNYPELIRAIVADGHTLCNHTWDHDITLGARSPDWIRADLIRTSEAIRAAVPDATIAYYRQPGGAWTYSVVSVAEDLDMIPLHWTVDPADWQTPGADRISSMVINNVEPGAVVLLHDAGGDRQGTVDALYRILRYLTGRFHVEALPPGRT from the coding sequence ATGCGGGTCTCCCCGGCCGTTCGCGCCCTCGGCATCGTGACGCTGGTGGTGGTGGCGCTGCTCGGCTCCGCGTACGCGCTCGGCCGCAGCCTCGTCCCGGACCGGCCGCCCGCCGGCGTCACCGACACCCCCCGCCACGCCGGCCCGTCGCCGGCCGACGACCGGGACAGCGGCGCGGGCCCGTCCCCGTCGATTGGCGCCCCGGAGGGGGCCACCCGACCCGGGCCCGCCGGGACCGCCGGGCCCGAAAACGTCGACGGCCTCCCCACGTACGGCGCTCGCAGCACCACCGGCACGGAGACGGTCGCGTTGACCTTCGACGACGGGCCGGACCCTCTCTACACCCCACAGATCCTGCAGATCCTGCGCGAGTTCGACGTGACGGCCACGTTCTGCGTGGTCGGCGAGAACGCGCTCAACTACCCGGAGCTGATCCGGGCGATCGTCGCCGACGGCCACACCCTGTGCAACCACACCTGGGATCACGACATCACGCTCGGCGCCCGGTCGCCGGATTGGATCCGAGCCGACCTGATCCGGACCAGCGAGGCGATCCGGGCGGCGGTGCCGGACGCCACGATCGCCTACTACCGCCAGCCCGGTGGGGCATGGACCTACTCGGTGGTGTCGGTGGCGGAGGACCTCGACATGATCCCGCTGCACTGGACGGTCGACCCGGCGGACTGGCAGACGCCCGGCGCCGACCGGATCTCGTCAATGGTGATCAACAACGTGGAGCCCGGCGCGGTCGTGCTGCTGCACGACGCCGGCGGGGATCGACAGGGCACGGTGGACGCGCTCTACCGGATCCTGCGCTACCTCACCGGCCGGTTCCACGTGGAGGCGCTACCGCCCGGCAGGACATGA
- the pstS gene encoding phosphate ABC transporter substrate-binding protein PstS produces the protein MKLQRHGTLACLALTATLALSACGSDNNEPANPSASGSSAAADCATGTLNAQGSSAQKNAVDEWIKAYQQKCSDARINYEPSGSGAGIEAFIAGTADFAGSDSALKEDEQPKADARCDTGKAINLPMVIGPVAIAYNLNGVDDLQLQPATLAKIFAGKITKWDDAAIKADNPDATLPSTAINAVHRSDSSGTSANFTDFLSKTAEADWTFGKAKEWKAPGGTGAAKSDGVASAIKNQDGSIGYVEWSYAENGGLKMAKVGNGAGEFAALTAEAAGKTIQGATVEGQGNDLKMKIDYNTKEAGAYPIVLVTYEIVCEKGIAADKLPLVKGFLGHAASTEGQADLTELGYAPLPETVRAKVETAVKSLS, from the coding sequence GTGAAGCTCCAGCGGCACGGCACTCTCGCCTGCCTCGCTCTTACCGCGACGCTCGCTCTCAGTGCATGCGGCTCGGACAACAACGAGCCTGCCAACCCGTCGGCCTCCGGGTCGTCCGCCGCGGCCGACTGCGCCACCGGCACGCTGAACGCTCAGGGCTCCTCGGCGCAGAAGAACGCCGTCGACGAGTGGATCAAGGCGTACCAGCAGAAGTGCAGCGACGCGCGAATCAACTACGAGCCCTCCGGTTCGGGCGCCGGTATCGAGGCGTTCATCGCCGGTACGGCCGACTTCGCCGGCTCGGACTCCGCGCTGAAGGAAGATGAGCAGCCGAAGGCCGACGCCCGGTGCGACACCGGCAAGGCCATCAACCTGCCGATGGTGATCGGCCCGGTGGCCATCGCCTACAACCTCAACGGCGTGGACGACCTCCAGCTGCAGCCGGCCACTCTGGCCAAGATCTTCGCCGGCAAGATCACCAAGTGGGACGACGCGGCCATCAAGGCCGACAACCCGGACGCCACGCTGCCGTCGACCGCGATCAACGCGGTGCACCGCTCGGACTCGTCCGGCACCAGCGCCAACTTCACCGACTTCTTGTCGAAGACCGCCGAGGCGGACTGGACCTTCGGCAAGGCCAAGGAGTGGAAGGCTCCGGGTGGCACCGGTGCGGCCAAGTCCGACGGCGTGGCCAGTGCCATCAAGAACCAGGACGGCAGCATCGGCTACGTCGAGTGGTCGTACGCCGAGAACGGCGGCCTGAAGATGGCCAAGGTCGGCAACGGCGCCGGCGAGTTCGCCGCGCTGACCGCCGAGGCGGCCGGCAAGACCATCCAGGGCGCCACGGTCGAGGGCCAGGGCAACGACCTGAAGATGAAGATTGACTACAACACCAAGGAGGCCGGGGCCTACCCGATCGTCCTGGTGACGTACGAGATCGTCTGCGAGAAGGGCATCGCCGCCGACAAGCTCCCGCTGGTCAAGGGTTTCCTCGGCCACGCGGCCAGCACCGAGGGCCAGGCGGACCTGACCGAGCTGGGCTACGCCCCGCTGCCGGAGACCGTCCGCGCCAAGGTCGAGACCGCTGTCAAGAGCCTTTCCTGA
- a CDS encoding response regulator transcription factor, with amino-acid sequence MIVEILLLVTARAGEPSAVLPALDLLPHSVRTAPRDVRTLVAGPSPDAVLVDARSELSEARATCRMLHATGLGVPLVAVVTEAGLIALSADWGVDDVILASAGPAEVEARLRLVVGRLSNAAAGTGGSIRAGELTIDPDTYAARLKGRPLDLTYKEFELLKFLAQHPGRVFTRDQLLREVWGYDYFGGTRTVDVHVRRLRAKLGSEYESMIGTVRQVGYKFVVPPSRSLPESEPAPLPV; translated from the coding sequence GTGATCGTGGAGATCCTGCTGCTGGTGACCGCGCGTGCAGGTGAACCGTCCGCTGTGCTGCCGGCACTGGACCTGTTGCCGCACTCGGTCCGCACCGCCCCACGCGACGTCCGGACCCTGGTCGCCGGCCCCAGCCCCGACGCGGTGCTGGTCGACGCCCGCTCCGAGCTGAGCGAGGCTCGGGCCACCTGCCGGATGCTGCACGCCACCGGGCTCGGCGTGCCGCTGGTCGCCGTGGTCACCGAGGCGGGCCTGATCGCGCTCAGCGCGGACTGGGGCGTCGACGACGTCATCCTCGCCTCGGCGGGCCCGGCCGAGGTCGAGGCACGGCTGCGTCTCGTCGTGGGCCGGTTGAGCAACGCGGCCGCCGGGACCGGTGGCTCGATCCGGGCGGGCGAGCTCACCATCGACCCCGACACCTACGCCGCCAGGCTCAAGGGCCGACCGCTCGACCTGACGTACAAGGAGTTCGAGCTGCTCAAGTTCCTGGCACAACACCCGGGCCGGGTCTTCACCCGGGACCAACTGCTGCGCGAGGTGTGGGGGTACGACTACTTCGGCGGCACCCGCACCGTGGACGTGCACGTCCGGCGACTGCGGGCGAAGCTCGGTTCGGAGTACGAGTCGATGATCGGCACGGTGCGCCAGGTCGGTTACAAGTTCGTCGTCCCGCCGTCCCGTTCCCTGCCGGAGAGCGAGCCGGCGCCGCTGCCGGTCTGA
- a CDS encoding sulfurtransferase has product MSRDTALVPADWAEKNLDAPGVVFVEVDEDTSAYDTGHLPGAIKLDWKTDLQDPIRRDFVDRAQFEALLSERGIGNDDTVILYGGNNNWFAAYAYWYFKLYGHRDVKLLDGGRKKWELDARPLDRDAVSRPATRYVARQPDTSIRAFRDEVVAAIGTTNLVDVRSPDEYAGRLLAPAHLPQEQAQRAGHVPTAISVPWSRAANEDGTFKSDDELRRIYAEAGLDDSRETIAYCRIGERSSHTWFVLQELLGHRNVKNYDGSWTEYGSLVGVPVALGDEPGEA; this is encoded by the coding sequence ATGAGTCGCGACACCGCACTCGTCCCGGCCGACTGGGCCGAGAAGAACCTCGACGCCCCGGGCGTCGTCTTCGTCGAGGTCGACGAGGACACCTCGGCCTACGACACGGGCCACCTGCCCGGCGCGATCAAGCTCGACTGGAAGACCGACCTCCAGGACCCGATCCGCCGGGACTTCGTCGACAGGGCTCAGTTCGAGGCGCTGCTCTCGGAGCGGGGCATCGGCAACGACGACACCGTGATCCTGTACGGCGGCAACAACAACTGGTTCGCCGCGTACGCGTACTGGTACTTCAAGCTCTACGGCCACCGCGACGTCAAGCTGCTCGACGGCGGTCGCAAGAAGTGGGAGCTGGACGCCCGGCCGTTGGACAGGGACGCGGTGAGCCGCCCGGCGACGCGGTACGTGGCGCGGCAGCCGGACACCTCGATCCGGGCCTTCCGGGACGAGGTCGTGGCCGCGATCGGCACGACGAACCTGGTCGACGTGCGCAGCCCGGACGAGTACGCGGGCCGCCTGCTCGCCCCCGCCCACCTGCCGCAGGAGCAGGCGCAGCGGGCCGGCCACGTGCCGACGGCGATCAGCGTCCCGTGGTCGAGGGCGGCCAACGAGGACGGCACCTTCAAGTCCGACGACGAGCTGCGCCGGATCTACGCCGAGGCCGGGCTGGACGACAGCAGGGAGACCATCGCGTACTGCCGGATCGGCGAGCGCTCCTCGCACACCTGGTTCGTGCTGCAGGAGTTGCTCGGCCACCGGAACGTGAAGAACTACGACGGTTCCTGGACCGAGTACGGCTCGCTGGTCGGCGTGCCGGTCGCGCTCGGCGACGAGCCGGGGGAGGCCTGA
- a CDS encoding LamG-like jellyroll fold domain-containing protein translates to MSPVPVRTLQGSEWVDIDTTLARNGDGTVSPVATTQDLTLSGGGSGPLLTLGEPGRRIALTWSADLPAPVLSGDLATYPEVFPGVDLQVRVGDSWYQQLFVVKSAEAAANPALASLSFDVATEGVTLREQSDGAIEAVDAAGEVVFAAAAPSMWASPDSSGIEVAARSGEWSPAVLDALVGAAAVDEPVEPHRVRMDAEVSQSRLTVVPVQEVLRSPDAVFPVYIDPNFAYPSPAYWTNVMDDNPNHSYFNQHDELKVGRQWKTSNVWRTHMQFHNFAAMAGSRILSAEFKVTADHTADCAGTDIQLWETEHISHFYQYTWNTAANGWLKYLDTKHFDANEASCPKGDDDNVFGGALKSAVQARVSAGATAMTFGMRAASESDYYQWTNFLPNKTALVVQYDMVPARPVGKPFTTTSDCYLRCSSPAVVRNLRPTLRAQVQDADGGVLQTAFEIRTAASLSAPIVVSSTTMPRSFVTTSGNATATATSQVPAGKLASGATYYWHATTVDELGLWSGWGPWYSFTVDTSPPELSSVTSSAFPAKQWGAEVGTAGTFTLTSASDAAEFTWQVDAGPVTTVSATGGDPTTVTTDSYAPATDMVHTLYAKAKDVAGNVGPTAEHQFWVTPAPNRCWNWRLDETAGTTATDSGNQDAGDVVCPPIGSSVTAMPGTLSSGATWVADPERGQVASFDGSGEIATSSPVLDTTKAFTVTAWVKLTDLASGNVQTAVSQAGDDVSDVSLQYRQDANGGAGGFCFTMAAGDGGLTAACAEPVSWPVSEGEWVHLAGVYDSTQGMVQVHVMGDPVRCAGDFGEAALASSPPAGGAFLIGRGTQGEDDTPAHQLVGQVSDVYAFQRVLSNVEICRMSSP, encoded by the coding sequence ATGTCGCCGGTTCCGGTTCGGACGTTGCAGGGGTCTGAGTGGGTCGATATTGACACGACTCTGGCGCGTAACGGTGACGGGACAGTGTCGCCGGTGGCCACGACTCAGGATTTGACGTTGTCCGGTGGTGGTTCGGGTCCGTTGTTGACGTTGGGTGAGCCTGGTCGGCGGATTGCGTTGACGTGGTCGGCGGATTTGCCGGCGCCGGTGCTGAGCGGTGACCTCGCGACGTATCCAGAGGTCTTTCCGGGCGTGGATTTGCAGGTCCGTGTTGGTGACAGTTGGTATCAACAGTTGTTTGTGGTGAAGTCGGCGGAGGCGGCGGCAAATCCCGCGTTGGCGTCGCTGTCGTTCGATGTGGCGACGGAGGGTGTGACGCTGCGGGAACAGTCGGACGGGGCGATCGAGGCGGTGGACGCCGCGGGTGAGGTGGTGTTTGCCGCTGCAGCGCCGTCGATGTGGGCGTCTCCCGACTCGTCGGGGATAGAGGTGGCAGCCCGGTCCGGGGAGTGGTCGCCGGCGGTGTTGGACGCCCTGGTGGGTGCGGCGGCCGTTGATGAGCCGGTTGAGCCGCATCGGGTGCGGATGGATGCTGAGGTGTCGCAGTCGCGGTTGACGGTGGTGCCGGTGCAGGAAGTGCTGCGGTCGCCGGATGCGGTCTTCCCGGTTTACATCGATCCGAATTTTGCGTATCCGTCGCCGGCGTACTGGACGAACGTGATGGACGACAACCCGAACCACTCGTATTTCAACCAGCATGACGAGTTGAAGGTGGGTCGGCAGTGGAAGACGTCGAATGTGTGGCGTACGCACATGCAGTTCCACAACTTTGCTGCCATGGCTGGCTCGAGGATCCTGTCGGCGGAGTTCAAGGTGACTGCTGATCATACGGCGGATTGTGCGGGTACGGATATCCAGTTGTGGGAGACGGAGCATATCAGTCACTTCTATCAGTACACGTGGAATACCGCGGCTAATGGCTGGTTGAAGTATCTGGACACGAAGCATTTCGATGCGAATGAGGCGTCGTGTCCCAAGGGTGACGACGACAACGTGTTTGGTGGGGCGTTGAAGTCGGCGGTGCAGGCGAGGGTGAGTGCCGGTGCTACCGCGATGACGTTCGGTATGCGGGCGGCCAGCGAGTCTGACTACTATCAGTGGACGAATTTCCTGCCGAACAAGACAGCCCTGGTTGTGCAGTACGACATGGTTCCGGCGCGGCCGGTCGGAAAGCCGTTCACGACGACGTCGGATTGCTATTTGCGGTGTTCGTCTCCGGCGGTGGTGCGGAATCTGAGGCCGACGTTGCGGGCGCAGGTGCAGGACGCGGATGGCGGTGTGTTACAGACGGCGTTCGAGATCCGGACGGCGGCGAGCCTGTCGGCGCCGATCGTGGTGAGTAGCACGACGATGCCGCGGTCGTTCGTCACGACGTCGGGTAACGCGACCGCGACCGCGACGTCTCAGGTTCCGGCGGGCAAGTTGGCGTCGGGGGCAACGTACTACTGGCACGCGACCACAGTGGACGAGCTGGGGTTGTGGAGTGGCTGGGGCCCCTGGTACAGCTTCACGGTCGACACGTCCCCGCCTGAGTTGTCGTCTGTTACGTCAAGCGCGTTTCCTGCCAAGCAGTGGGGCGCTGAGGTGGGCACCGCGGGCACGTTCACCCTGACTTCCGCTTCGGATGCCGCCGAGTTCACCTGGCAGGTGGATGCGGGGCCGGTGACGACGGTGTCGGCGACGGGCGGTGACCCGACCACGGTGACGACCGATTCGTACGCGCCGGCGACGGATATGGTGCACACGTTGTACGCGAAGGCGAAGGACGTCGCAGGCAATGTCGGTCCGACTGCCGAGCACCAGTTCTGGGTGACACCGGCTCCTAACCGCTGCTGGAACTGGCGGTTGGATGAGACGGCGGGGACCACGGCTACGGACTCGGGTAACCAGGACGCCGGTGATGTCGTGTGTCCGCCGATCGGTTCTTCGGTGACGGCGATGCCCGGCACTCTCTCGTCGGGAGCGACCTGGGTGGCGGATCCGGAGCGTGGGCAGGTGGCCAGCTTCGACGGTTCGGGCGAGATCGCCACGTCGAGCCCGGTGCTCGATACGACGAAGGCCTTCACGGTGACCGCGTGGGTGAAGTTGACGGATCTGGCGTCGGGCAACGTGCAGACGGCCGTTTCGCAGGCTGGGGATGACGTCAGCGATGTGAGCCTGCAGTACCGGCAGGATGCGAATGGTGGAGCGGGTGGATTCTGCTTCACGATGGCTGCAGGTGACGGCGGGCTGACGGCCGCCTGCGCGGAGCCGGTGTCGTGGCCAGTCAGCGAGGGCGAGTGGGTGCATCTGGCCGGTGTGTACGACTCGACGCAGGGCATGGTCCAGGTGCACGTGATGGGTGACCCCGTGCGCTGCGCGGGTGATTTCGGTGAGGCCGCTCTCGCGTCATCCCCGCCGGCCGGCGGCGCGTTCCTGATCGGACGCGGGACGCAGGGCGAGGACGACACGCCCGCGCATCAGCTCGTCGGGCAGGTGTCCGATGTGTATGCCTTCCAGCGGGTACTGAGCAACGTTGAGATCTGTCGGATGAGTTCGCCGTAG
- a CDS encoding DUF2993 domain-containing protein has product MTEEYAYQVRPRRRGRRALVVLVVLLLVLVGLLAVADRVAVGVAERVLADQVRQEVANQDVRSSPPEVEIGGFPFLTQVLNGRYERISIGLREVRGSVRGDAVALPTLDVDARNVTASLDTIRSGQGDVVAETVTGTGIISYDSLVALLDREGLELGERDGRLAVTAPVDLFGQRLTATGAADIEVSEQGQVALRFNDLTAEGLPDVAPARALLNTYAQSISIDVPLPALPFGLVVREVRALPEGLQVTADATDVPINSVS; this is encoded by the coding sequence GTGACCGAGGAGTACGCGTACCAGGTGCGGCCCCGCCGGCGGGGCCGCCGCGCGCTCGTCGTCCTCGTCGTCCTGCTGCTGGTCCTGGTCGGGCTGCTGGCGGTGGCCGACCGCGTGGCCGTCGGGGTGGCCGAGCGCGTGCTCGCCGACCAGGTCCGGCAGGAGGTCGCCAACCAGGATGTCCGGTCCTCCCCGCCGGAGGTCGAGATCGGTGGTTTCCCCTTCCTCACCCAGGTGTTGAACGGCCGGTACGAGCGGATCTCCATCGGTCTGCGCGAGGTGCGCGGGTCGGTGCGGGGCGACGCGGTGGCGCTGCCGACGCTCGATGTGGACGCCCGCAACGTGACGGCCTCCCTGGACACCATCCGGTCCGGGCAGGGGGACGTGGTCGCCGAGACCGTCACCGGCACCGGCATCATCAGCTACGACAGCCTCGTCGCGCTGCTCGACCGCGAGGGGCTGGAGCTGGGTGAGCGGGACGGTCGGCTCGCCGTCACCGCCCCGGTGGACCTCTTCGGGCAGCGGCTGACCGCCACCGGCGCGGCCGACATCGAGGTCAGCGAGCAGGGCCAGGTGGCGTTACGGTTCAACGACCTGACCGCCGAGGGGTTGCCCGACGTGGCGCCGGCCCGCGCCCTGCTCAACACCTACGCGCAGAGCATCTCGATCGACGTGCCGCTGCCGGCTCTGCCGTTCGGGCTCGTCGTCCGGGAGGTGCGGGCGCTGCCCGAGGGGCTCCAGGTCACCGCGGACGCGACGGACGTGCCGATCAACTCGGTGAGCTGA